A single window of Lutzomyia longipalpis isolate SR_M1_2022 chromosome 1, ASM2433408v1 DNA harbors:
- the LOC129787840 gene encoding probable cytochrome P450 313b1, with product MWVPLLLLFCAVLVQHLWAKRELYRLTWHMPGPFVVPLIGNFQTALGISHEGVINLVKYIFKNFNSPSRWWIGTKMYVMVKKPEDMQTVLNSPHCLSRAEVYEFLKSFGGDGLVALPEPEWKFHRKLLNPTFSLKILQTYMPIFNKEVKILVSRFEEICNRTKPTDIYNYMDALTLDVVCQTTMGTEMHIQKNQNIEYLEAGNNLLSIISARMFNPLLQCNWIFRLTKLYKVEKWSSGITFGFVDKILQKKKTNFDYSDELKSAVDDDLPLRTPQIYIDQLMKLLMIEKKFNDHDVISEANTIVATGFESTALVSSYCILMLAMFQEHQQRIYEEIKSIMPNRKDDVQYDDFSKYDFLDRFV from the exons ATGTGGGTGCCTCTGCTTTTACTCTTCTGTGCTGTGCTCGTGCAACATTTGTGGGCAAAGAGGGAGCTCTATCGGCTCACATGGCATATGCCAGGACCCTTTGTGGTGCCCCTCATAGGGAACTTCCAGACAGCTCTCGGAATCTCCCATGAGGGTGTCATTAATCTCGTGAAGTACATCTTTAAGAACTTCAATTCACCTTCGAGATGGTGGATTGGGACGAAAATGTATGTGATGGTGAAGAAACCTGAAGACATGCAAACTGTTCTCAACTCCCCTCATTGCCTAAGTCGTGCAGAAGTTTATGAATTTCTGAAATCCTTCGGAGGTGATGGATTAGTGGCACTTCCAG AACCTGAATGGAAATTTCATCGAAAGCTCCTAAATCCAACGTTTAGcctgaaaattcttcaaaccTATATGCCAATCTTCAACAAAGAAGTAAAAATTCTGGTCTCACGCTTCGAGGAGATTTGCAACAGGACCAAACCCACGGATATTTATAATTATATGGACGCCCTGACGCTAGATGTGGTTTGCC AAACAACGATGGGGACGGAGATGCACATCCAGAAGAACCAGAATATTGAATACTTGGAAGCGGGAAATAA TTTATTGTCCATCATCTCAGCACGAATGTTCAATCCTCTCCTCCAATGCAACTGGATCTTTCGTCTAACGAAGCTGTATAAGGTGGAAAAATGGAGCTCTGGCATTACCTTTGGGTTTGTTGATAAA ATCCTTCAGAAAAAGAAGACAAACTTTGACTACTCAGATGAGCTGAAGAGCGCAGTTGATGATGATCTACCGCTGAGAACTCCGCAGATCTACATAGATCAGCTCATGAAGCTCCTCATGATTGAAAAGAAGTTTAACGATCACGATGTCATAAGTGAAGCCAATACAATCGTTGCCACC GGATTCGAAAGCACAGCCTTGGTTAGCTCTTACTGCATCCTTATGTTGGCTATGTTCCAAGAACATCAGCAGAGAATATACGAAGAGATTAAATCAATCATGCCGAATAGAAAGGATGATGTGCAATACGATGATTTTAGCAAATACGATTTTCTTGATAGGTTtgtatga